In Dehalococcoidia bacterium, a single genomic region encodes these proteins:
- a CDS encoding efflux RND transporter permease subunit, whose protein sequence is MKQIFANFIERRSGLLIAAFFTATLFLSIPVATQGSPDSASTEPDGEAFDLRDDIASKLASPIFPIAYIAESKNGDVLTKDSLLTLFRAEEELRQKDEQGLLAVNGLPNNSYLIKSFSVQSNSEYYGVSTIADMANQVLQTHPLLGTNLETASEEQVKFAIHFLLANPLTSSLQSQLSTKATRETRTVLGENIDWWISPAINFVVVADNKLLGGENTRSAGSLSSDETTLTKEHFARNIQSILRVDQTHYQVWGLAIDQNLEAEDEGSTAGIFITLTVIAALGVVGISLRTYWATALVAMGIGFLMIWLKGLSTLLGIKGGLIIEFIVPIAMVSLGVDFAVHAVRRYREERLNGYAPRMALRIGFAGVLSALALAMASDGIAFLSNVPSGIEAVTHFGLSAGIAVFSSFIVLGIIVPLILMRIENLGQRSTIPNAALSKVLFWSGLIGVITTTGFAVILTVALNIQIGVLVLFGVAIIFIGIPLLVTKRDGVPSDESSKFHKKRPLIERLLPKIVLVLAEYKYFTLLLTLIVTALSIFTALKLEATFDVKDFFENDSDFVVGLDKLDEHVGDRSGEGGIVYIRGDLTDPEALVMIDELMSKLGSNPYVGKEADGTPSIFHRNVISMVKRISLDPVVFEKITGQQIIDNNNDAIPDSKEQIKAIFDFIRLNGVPLNQDVLVYTVEDVSTSFFHDPSGSEENVATLIVGIPGTREQAVVQEAEISLSKDLEFLAANVSISKVGLTGAPFTRNAELTASTNALRTSLPIAVIGTLIFLILSMRSFRFAVVTVIPVILVASWLYALMYLLGFALNLVTATIGALSVGVGIDYSIHMTERYREEMTRSSSKLAAIEYAAKETGSALLASAGSSIVGFTIMGFAPMPLFSSYGILTAIMIFLALAAALVVLPSLLIIATGSQYSSSETTIDARLN, encoded by the coding sequence TTGAAGCAGATATTTGCAAATTTTATTGAACGGCGTTCAGGTCTCCTTATTGCTGCTTTTTTTACAGCAACCTTATTTCTATCTATACCTGTTGCGACACAAGGCTCTCCAGATTCTGCCTCTACTGAACCTGATGGAGAAGCATTCGATCTTCGCGATGACATTGCCTCAAAGCTCGCCTCCCCTATATTTCCCATCGCCTATATTGCTGAATCAAAAAATGGTGACGTTCTTACCAAAGATTCTTTGTTGACATTATTTCGTGCTGAGGAAGAATTGCGACAAAAAGATGAGCAAGGCCTACTCGCAGTCAATGGGCTGCCGAATAACTCCTACTTAATCAAGTCTTTCAGTGTTCAGTCGAATTCTGAATATTATGGTGTGAGCACCATCGCAGATATGGCTAACCAGGTCCTTCAAACCCACCCTCTTCTAGGTACAAACCTAGAAACGGCGTCTGAGGAGCAGGTTAAATTTGCAATCCATTTTCTCCTTGCCAATCCTTTAACATCTTCCCTTCAAAGCCAGCTTTCAACAAAAGCAACTAGGGAAACCCGTACCGTACTAGGGGAGAACATTGATTGGTGGATTTCACCTGCAATCAATTTTGTCGTAGTTGCAGATAACAAGCTACTGGGAGGCGAAAACACGCGCAGTGCAGGTTCCCTTTCCAGTGACGAAACCACGCTAACCAAGGAGCATTTTGCCCGTAATATCCAGTCAATCTTGCGGGTAGACCAAACACACTATCAAGTCTGGGGGTTGGCGATAGACCAAAACCTAGAAGCTGAAGACGAGGGCTCTACAGCAGGCATTTTTATAACTCTGACTGTTATTGCCGCCCTGGGCGTTGTGGGTATCTCTCTTCGAACATATTGGGCAACGGCCTTAGTAGCCATGGGTATTGGGTTTTTAATGATTTGGCTCAAAGGGCTAAGTACACTACTCGGCATCAAGGGTGGGTTAATCATTGAATTTATCGTACCCATTGCGATGGTTTCCCTAGGAGTGGATTTCGCTGTGCATGCAGTCAGGCGTTATCGAGAAGAACGCCTAAACGGTTATGCGCCACGCATGGCACTGCGCATTGGGTTCGCGGGCGTACTCAGCGCACTCGCACTTGCAATGGCAAGCGATGGGATAGCATTTTTATCAAACGTTCCATCAGGCATAGAAGCTGTAACGCACTTTGGGCTTTCTGCAGGGATAGCCGTTTTTTCTTCCTTTATTGTTCTCGGCATAATTGTCCCTTTGATACTGATGCGTATTGAAAATCTTGGGCAAAGATCCACCATTCCTAATGCAGCGCTATCCAAAGTCCTGTTTTGGTCAGGACTAATAGGGGTGATCACCACAACTGGATTTGCGGTGATACTCACGGTTGCATTAAATATTCAGATTGGAGTGTTAGTGCTTTTCGGAGTAGCCATCATCTTCATAGGCATCCCTTTGCTTGTTACCAAACGAGATGGTGTACCTTCAGATGAATCTAGCAAATTTCATAAAAAGCGACCCCTTATTGAACGGCTTCTTCCGAAGATTGTTCTGGTGCTTGCCGAATACAAATATTTCACGCTGCTTCTCACTCTTATCGTTACAGCGCTAAGCATATTTACAGCTCTAAAATTAGAAGCGACATTCGACGTAAAGGATTTTTTTGAAAATGATTCGGACTTTGTTGTTGGATTAGATAAGCTTGATGAACATGTCGGGGATCGCTCGGGCGAGGGTGGAATAGTTTATATTCGCGGAGATCTAACTGACCCGGAAGCACTCGTAATGATTGATGAACTAATGTCAAAATTAGGCAGCAATCCCTACGTAGGAAAAGAAGCTGATGGCACTCCAAGTATTTTCCATAGAAACGTGATCAGCATGGTCAAGCGTATCTCCTTGGATCCTGTGGTTTTTGAAAAAATTACCGGTCAGCAAATTATCGACAACAACAATGACGCAATTCCCGACTCAAAAGAACAGATCAAAGCCATCTTTGATTTCATTCGGCTTAACGGGGTGCCGCTAAATCAAGATGTTCTGGTCTACACCGTAGAAGATGTCAGCACCTCTTTCTTCCATGACCCCAGTGGCTCCGAAGAAAATGTTGCGACACTCATAGTCGGCATTCCGGGTACAAGGGAGCAAGCCGTAGTGCAGGAGGCAGAGATCTCATTATCGAAAGATTTGGAGTTTTTGGCAGCCAATGTATCCATATCAAAAGTGGGGCTTACAGGAGCACCTTTCACCAGAAATGCAGAGCTTACAGCTAGCACTAATGCATTAAGAACATCTTTGCCAATAGCTGTAATTGGCACATTAATTTTTCTTATTCTCAGCATGCGATCATTCAGGTTTGCTGTTGTCACAGTTATCCCTGTAATACTTGTAGCATCCTGGCTTTATGCGCTCATGTACCTTTTAGGCTTTGCCTTGAACCTTGTTACAGCGACGATTGGAGCCTTATCAGTAGGTGTCGGAATCGATTACTCCATACATATGACAGAGCGCTATCGTGAGGAAATGACTCGTTCTTCAAGCAAGTTAGCAGCCATCGAATATGCCGCAAAAGAGACTGGCTCAGCATTATTAGCATCTGCAGGTTCCAGTATCGTTGGCTTTACTATCATGGGGTTTGCACCAATGCCTTTGTTCTCGTCTTACGGTATTTTGACAGCGATAATGATTTTCTTAGCACTTGCTGCGGCACTAGTCGTCCTCCCATCACTCCTAATAATAGCTACTGGTTCTCAATATTCGTCCTCAGAAACAACAATTGACGCCCGCCTAAACTAA
- a CDS encoding ethanolamine ammonia lyase-activating protein, which produces MTTNNDPAQVPVFERIDSYEEWKRDEGVKLHGGLYIKDLYSLELDYWPRKGVNGAVVYLDGDEDTDEHVIEIGPAGKTNPEHHMYNEVIYVLSGRGATSVWYDESKKQTFEWAEGAYFSIPMNATFQHFNGSGSEPTRMVSVTTLPGVLRKFITPDFIWNNPYVFPDRLNTEEGWASGSGSMYKGRIWETNFLPDAANMPMPEWHERGAGGTNIMLSLADNTVASHISEFPVGTYKKAHRHGPGAHLLITGGVGFALVWKNEDMSDLVKADWQRGSLYLPTQDADNEYFHQHFNVGTTPARYINMSPANSRKYAVRRGSNDISKQGEIRAMVSIKEGGIQLEYEDESRRVHEIFEEELRKHGQECRMKNLIPYCTGVEGPQNKKGALKAWD; this is translated from the coding sequence ATGACAACAAATAACGACCCGGCTCAAGTTCCAGTATTTGAGCGTATCGACAGCTACGAAGAGTGGAAAAGAGATGAGGGTGTCAAATTACACGGAGGGCTATACATAAAAGACTTGTATAGCTTGGAGTTGGATTACTGGCCAAGAAAAGGCGTTAATGGAGCAGTAGTCTATCTTGATGGAGATGAAGATACTGACGAGCATGTCATCGAAATAGGTCCAGCAGGGAAAACAAACCCCGAGCACCACATGTACAACGAAGTCATTTACGTCCTTAGCGGGCGAGGAGCTACTTCGGTATGGTATGACGAATCAAAGAAGCAAACATTCGAATGGGCTGAAGGTGCCTACTTCTCCATACCAATGAATGCTACCTTCCAGCATTTCAATGGAAGCGGTTCAGAACCAACACGCATGGTTTCAGTAACCACCTTGCCAGGTGTATTAAGAAAGTTCATTACCCCAGACTTTATCTGGAATAACCCTTACGTTTTCCCTGATCGTCTCAATACGGAAGAAGGATGGGCTTCGGGTTCCGGCTCAATGTACAAAGGGCGTATTTGGGAAACTAATTTTCTTCCTGATGCGGCGAACATGCCTATGCCAGAATGGCACGAGAGAGGAGCAGGCGGAACTAACATAATGCTTTCTCTTGCTGATAACACAGTTGCTTCTCACATTTCCGAATTCCCAGTAGGAACTTATAAAAAAGCACATCGGCATGGGCCAGGCGCTCACCTCCTAATCACCGGCGGCGTTGGCTTTGCTCTTGTTTGGAAAAATGAAGACATGTCTGATCTTGTGAAGGCAGACTGGCAAAGAGGAAGCCTCTATCTTCCTACGCAGGATGCAGATAATGAATATTTCCATCAGCATTTCAATGTTGGAACCACGCCTGCACGATATATCAATATGAGCCCCGCCAATTCTCGAAAATATGCAGTAAGGCGAGGAAGTAACGATATCTCTAAGCAAGGTGAAATCCGCGCGATGGTCAGCATCAAAGAGGGCGGTATCCAATTAGAGTATGAAGATGAATCACGAAGAGTACATGAGATTTTTGAAGAAGAATTACGTAAGCATGGGCAGGAATGCAGGATGAAAAACTTAATCCCCTATTGCACTGGAGTTGAAGGACCCCAGAACAAGAAAGGTGCTCTTAAGGCTTGGGATTAA
- a CDS encoding ATP-binding cassette domain-containing protein — MLFAENVNKSFGGFDLFKDVSFNIADGERTALVGPNGAGKTTLLRMLGGEDYPSSGSAGHRNGTLGYLKQESGFDPDNGLVEEMWSAFPDALFVSNRIKQIEDELANGDSADSRLVEESVELYERFSTLDGYEIDARVDRVLSGLGFKKTDRFKKCGSFSGGWRMRISLAKALVRLPDHLLLDEPTNHLDKNAQDWLARELRMYEGTLVLVTHDGSFLDKVVGRVLEVGSQGVVSYTGNYTKYLAQKEKRRVQQEQAAARQQRQLASQQLFIDRFRAKATKATQVKSREKALAKVQRISAPRREVGAKFSIKSHGRVEQKVLSVDSVSVAFDDDFVLMDTSLMVERGQKIVLVGPNGSGKSTLLKLAMGQVDPVEGSVNWAERARPGYYEQHQDEALDPDRTVLEEVQSVATEATEEKVRTVLGEFLFKGDDVFKPVSVLSGGERSRVALAKFLIQPTNVLLLDEPTNHLDRATRTSLVSALNKYDGTIVCASHDPEILDTIATHVYEVKDGSCTNTRIIEPVIVTQPSRKKKRKK, encoded by the coding sequence ATGTTATTCGCAGAAAACGTTAATAAGTCATTTGGGGGATTCGATCTTTTCAAAGATGTCTCTTTCAATATAGCTGACGGTGAGCGGACTGCTCTTGTGGGCCCTAATGGAGCAGGTAAAACCACCTTGCTACGAATGCTGGGAGGCGAAGATTACCCATCTTCTGGCTCAGCGGGGCATAGAAACGGAACCCTTGGTTATCTCAAACAAGAATCTGGATTTGATCCTGATAATGGCTTGGTTGAAGAGATGTGGAGTGCTTTCCCTGATGCCTTATTTGTCTCCAACCGCATCAAGCAAATTGAAGACGAGTTAGCTAATGGCGACTCCGCTGATTCAAGGCTTGTTGAAGAGTCAGTTGAACTGTATGAACGGTTTTCTACTTTGGATGGGTATGAAATCGATGCTCGTGTCGATCGAGTCCTCAGCGGGCTAGGTTTCAAAAAAACGGACAGATTTAAAAAATGTGGATCATTTAGCGGTGGATGGCGGATGCGAATTTCTCTGGCTAAGGCCTTAGTAAGACTTCCTGATCATTTGCTATTAGATGAACCTACTAACCATTTGGACAAGAATGCACAGGATTGGCTGGCGAGAGAGTTACGTATGTATGAGGGAACGCTGGTTTTGGTTACGCACGATGGTTCGTTTCTCGACAAGGTAGTGGGGAGAGTCCTGGAAGTCGGAAGCCAGGGCGTTGTTTCTTATACTGGCAATTACACGAAATACTTGGCACAAAAGGAAAAACGAAGGGTTCAGCAGGAACAGGCCGCTGCAAGACAGCAACGGCAGTTGGCTTCTCAGCAATTGTTTATTGATCGTTTCAGGGCAAAGGCAACCAAAGCTACCCAGGTTAAAAGCCGGGAGAAAGCCCTTGCTAAAGTCCAACGTATATCTGCACCCCGTCGAGAAGTTGGCGCAAAATTCAGCATTAAATCACACGGTAGAGTTGAGCAGAAAGTACTTTCAGTTGACTCAGTTTCAGTTGCATTCGACGACGATTTTGTTCTTATGGATACTAGCTTGATGGTAGAGAGAGGGCAGAAAATTGTACTGGTGGGACCTAACGGTAGTGGTAAATCGACGCTACTCAAATTAGCTATGGGTCAGGTAGATCCGGTTGAGGGGAGCGTGAACTGGGCTGAAAGAGCTCGCCCAGGGTATTACGAACAGCACCAGGATGAAGCCCTCGATCCCGACCGAACAGTGTTGGAAGAAGTACAGTCAGTTGCCACTGAGGCAACTGAGGAGAAGGTAAGAACCGTTCTCGGAGAATTTTTGTTTAAAGGGGATGATGTTTTTAAACCAGTATCAGTACTTTCCGGAGGGGAGCGAAGCAGAGTTGCACTAGCCAAATTTCTCATTCAGCCTACCAATGTCCTGCTTTTGGATGAGCCCACTAACCACTTGGATAGAGCAACACGAACCAGTTTGGTTAGCGCACTGAATAAATATGATGGCACTATTGTTTGTGCGTCACATGATCCTGAGATCCTCGATACGATTGCGACTCATGTATATGAAGTCAAAGATGGTTCTTGTACGAACACCAGAATTATTGAGCCAGTTATAGTGACGCAGCCTTCCCGTAAGAAAAAACGCAAAAAATAA
- a CDS encoding ammonium transporter, with product MDSGSIAWMLTCSALVLLMTPGLAFFYGGLVRGKNVVSTMMYSFISLGVVSVVWVLWGYSLAFGEGGNALIGSLSNFALSGVDSADEQVFAIFQMMFAIITPALITGAFCERFKFKTYLIFLVLWVTIVYAPVAHWVWAPEGWLAERGALDFAGGAVVHINAGVAAIAAAVLVGKRRNIENGILPHNVPYVLLGASILWFGWFGFNAGSGLAADGVAVSAFLVTNTCAATAMMVWVLLGMFHNGKASGVGAATGAIAGLATITPAAGFIGVGPSLILGVVTGIITFYVVFFKDKLRFDDALDVFAVHGVGGMVGLLGCGIFAADIGLIEGDSALLVDNIVLIVSTFVYSLVVTFALLKVLDVIPGLGIRSAESEEDAGLDSSDHGEAGYQLN from the coding sequence ATGGATTCTGGATCTATTGCTTGGATGTTGACATGCAGTGCTTTGGTATTGCTTATGACCCCTGGATTGGCCTTTTTTTACGGTGGCTTGGTGAGGGGTAAAAACGTGGTTTCTACCATGATGTACTCATTTATTTCGCTTGGAGTTGTGAGTGTCGTCTGGGTACTTTGGGGCTACAGCCTTGCTTTCGGCGAAGGTGGTAATGCGCTTATCGGTAGCTTGAGTAATTTTGCTTTGTCCGGTGTGGATAGTGCAGATGAGCAGGTGTTTGCAATTTTCCAAATGATGTTTGCAATCATCACTCCGGCACTTATAACCGGTGCGTTTTGTGAACGATTCAAATTCAAGACCTACCTCATATTCCTGGTTCTATGGGTGACTATCGTCTATGCGCCTGTAGCACACTGGGTATGGGCTCCTGAAGGATGGTTGGCCGAAAGAGGTGCACTGGACTTTGCAGGAGGTGCAGTGGTTCACATCAATGCTGGTGTAGCAGCAATTGCTGCAGCAGTTCTTGTTGGCAAGCGCAGGAATATAGAGAATGGTATTTTGCCCCACAATGTTCCTTATGTTTTGCTAGGTGCATCAATTCTGTGGTTCGGTTGGTTTGGATTTAATGCAGGATCCGGCCTTGCTGCTGATGGAGTCGCGGTAAGTGCATTCTTAGTAACTAACACATGTGCAGCTACTGCAATGATGGTTTGGGTGCTTCTTGGTATGTTCCACAACGGTAAGGCTAGCGGCGTAGGCGCTGCCACGGGTGCAATTGCCGGATTGGCAACCATCACACCAGCTGCCGGATTTATTGGCGTTGGCCCCTCTTTAATTTTAGGCGTTGTGACCGGAATCATCACTTTCTATGTGGTGTTTTTCAAAGACAAACTACGATTTGATGATGCCCTTGATGTATTTGCTGTCCACGGTGTAGGTGGAATGGTAGGCCTGCTCGGCTGCGGTATTTTTGCCGCAGATATTGGCCTGATTGAAGGTGACTCTGCGTTGCTAGTGGACAACATAGTTTTGATTGTCAGTACGTTCGTGTATTCACTAGTGGTAACTTTTGCTCTACTGAAAGTTTTAGATGTAATCCCTGGCCTAGGTATAAGATCTGCTGAATCTGAAGAAGATGCGGGATTAGATTCAAGCGATCATGGCGAAGCTGGATATCAACTTAACTAA
- a CDS encoding sulfite exporter TauE/SafE family protein — MPEINLIIFAGVAVFFSAMIQGTTGFGFVIVAAPIMLILFDPSLVVPVLVLQGFLLALILLIKIYALVDLKRIWPLVLSGIIFTPLGTYFLVNLNAGVLKTIIGVVVGLTAIGMFTGLQLKAKNEKLLSIPVGALSGLLIGSTGLAGAPVILFFTNQDVEPQRFRANITFYLQSVSIVAFPAFFISGVLTSEVFILSGLLFPGSLGGLITGIWLHSRVSQRIFRKIGLAVVLISAIAAILSGLTSFL; from the coding sequence ATGCCGGAGATAAATTTAATTATTTTTGCAGGGGTGGCAGTATTTTTCTCTGCAATGATCCAGGGGACCACAGGTTTTGGGTTCGTTATTGTGGCAGCCCCAATAATGCTAATTCTCTTTGATCCATCTCTGGTGGTGCCCGTACTTGTGCTACAGGGATTTTTATTAGCACTAATACTACTTATAAAAATTTACGCTTTAGTTGACCTCAAAAGGATATGGCCGCTTGTTCTATCCGGGATAATTTTCACGCCATTAGGCACTTACTTTTTGGTTAATTTGAACGCAGGAGTTTTGAAAACGATCATCGGCGTAGTCGTTGGGTTGACCGCCATCGGAATGTTTACAGGGCTCCAATTGAAAGCAAAAAATGAAAAACTGCTCTCTATTCCTGTTGGAGCATTAAGCGGCTTGCTCATAGGTTCTACGGGACTAGCCGGAGCTCCTGTCATATTATTTTTTACTAATCAAGATGTTGAGCCACAGCGTTTTCGGGCGAATATCACCTTCTATTTGCAATCAGTCAGCATTGTTGCATTTCCAGCTTTTTTCATTAGTGGTGTACTGACTTCTGAAGTCTTTATTTTGTCTGGATTACTCTTCCCCGGAAGCCTTGGAGGGCTGATAACAGGGATTTGGCTTCACAGCCGTGTTTCACAAAGAATTTTTAGAAAAATTGGACTTGCTGTGGTTCTTATATCTGCCATTGCTGCGATACTCTCAGGTCTAACAAGCTTTCTTTAG
- a CDS encoding MFS transporter, translated as MLRFTSIPAISKYFLAFRSADFRWLWIGGLGGHSAYWGLIVVRGVLVLQVTDSPSMVGITTFAAMAPRFVTPPLAGYFSDRYTRRTVLLTGYIAQILHSVLLTSLGVLGVLGPWIIVLLAVFNGAVRSFQMTATQSLIPNVVPKEHLLNAVSLNMISTHGSKLLGPGLMAIPLIFWSATWGFAICGLLYMAGLIGILCIKARTTGGIQKGTSFGASQKEAIIYIYKNRSLRTLFLLIMLHCSLTMAYESILPIFAKVVLDDPVSGVSYLMMGVGTGSVLFALYVAGMSSARLRGSMLLVLGALSGLSLFGLALSDNFASAIFCTAIMGGSQVGFMAIANSMVQTIAPDELRGRITGLNQINIGGTMAVLNLFNGIIAGEIGPTLVLVTWGALFSAVVIASLAFPTPRALYAGRT; from the coding sequence ATGCTTCGATTTACATCTATCCCCGCGATCTCAAAATATTTCCTCGCATTCCGTAGTGCTGACTTTAGGTGGTTATGGATTGGAGGACTTGGCGGTCATTCTGCATATTGGGGGCTTATTGTTGTTCGAGGGGTACTGGTCTTACAAGTAACGGATTCGCCCAGCATGGTAGGAATAACTACTTTTGCTGCAATGGCTCCTCGGTTCGTTACCCCTCCATTAGCTGGGTATTTTTCTGATCGGTACACGAGACGAACAGTTTTACTGACAGGTTATATAGCTCAAATATTGCATAGTGTGCTTCTCACAAGCTTAGGAGTCTTGGGAGTATTAGGTCCTTGGATAATTGTACTTCTGGCAGTATTTAACGGTGCAGTACGCTCATTTCAAATGACTGCAACGCAATCCCTTATTCCAAATGTAGTACCGAAAGAACATTTACTAAACGCCGTGTCCTTGAACATGATTTCCACTCATGGAAGTAAACTTTTAGGTCCCGGCTTGATGGCTATCCCTCTCATTTTTTGGAGTGCTACATGGGGGTTTGCAATATGTGGACTACTCTATATGGCTGGATTGATTGGAATACTTTGTATAAAAGCACGAACGACAGGCGGCATACAAAAAGGGACAAGCTTTGGCGCTAGTCAAAAAGAAGCAATTATATATATCTACAAAAATAGATCACTCCGCACATTATTTCTATTAATTATGCTCCACTGCTCTTTAACAATGGCCTATGAATCAATACTACCGATATTTGCAAAAGTCGTGCTTGATGATCCTGTTAGCGGCGTCAGTTATCTAATGATGGGCGTAGGGACGGGCTCAGTGCTGTTTGCCTTGTATGTAGCAGGAATGAGTAGTGCTCGACTCCGGGGCAGCATGCTTCTAGTTTTAGGGGCACTAAGTGGCTTATCGCTCTTTGGATTAGCGTTATCAGATAATTTTGCCTCAGCCATTTTCTGTACCGCAATCATGGGAGGTTCGCAGGTAGGTTTCATGGCAATTGCTAATTCAATGGTTCAGACAATAGCTCCTGATGAATTGAGAGGACGGATTACTGGGCTTAATCAAATCAATATAGGTGGAACAATGGCGGTATTAAATCTCTTCAACGGCATTATTGCTGGAGAAATTGGGCCCACATTAGTTCTCGTCACATGGGGGGCATTATTTAGCGCAGTAGTGATTGCTAGTCTGGCTTTCCCCACGCCCCGCGCGCTCTACGCTGGTCGTACTTAG
- a CDS encoding SDR family oxidoreductase has protein sequence MPGRVENKIAIVIGAGQTPGDTIGNGRATAILLAREGAKVVVADQDLISGQETVDMIIAEGNEAIFELVDAVSEESVRILVNRIKKNYGTIDILHNNVGASLALGDAVAVDLTEEAFDRSFAVNLKSHWMACKHVIPIMREQGGGSIVNISSLAVLEGYPYLGYKTMKTAIIAMTQNLAMAHADAAIRVNAILPGLMNTPMAIEARVAAGTPREQVIASRNARVPLGNRMGTAWDVAYAALFLHSDEAQFISGIWLPVDGASWASQGRY, from the coding sequence ATGCCAGGACGCGTTGAAAATAAAATTGCGATTGTAATTGGGGCTGGCCAAACCCCAGGGGATACCATTGGGAATGGCCGTGCTACTGCAATTTTGCTTGCTCGAGAAGGAGCAAAAGTGGTGGTTGCAGATCAGGATCTCATCTCTGGGCAAGAAACCGTCGATATGATAATTGCCGAAGGCAATGAGGCTATTTTTGAATTAGTTGATGCTGTTAGCGAAGAATCTGTAAGGATTCTGGTAAATCGCATCAAAAAAAATTATGGAACGATAGATATTCTTCACAATAATGTCGGTGCAAGCTTAGCACTGGGAGATGCTGTTGCTGTTGATCTTACTGAAGAGGCGTTTGACCGTAGTTTTGCAGTTAATTTAAAGAGTCATTGGATGGCATGTAAGCATGTGATTCCGATAATGAGAGAACAAGGAGGCGGTTCAATAGTGAACATTTCCTCGTTAGCTGTGTTGGAGGGTTACCCTTATTTGGGTTACAAAACAATGAAAACTGCAATAATTGCTATGACACAGAATCTTGCAATGGCACATGCAGATGCTGCAATTCGTGTCAATGCAATACTACCTGGATTGATGAATACTCCAATGGCAATTGAAGCACGTGTAGCGGCAGGTACTCCACGTGAGCAAGTTATAGCCTCTCGAAATGCTCGAGTACCGCTCGGAAATCGAATGGGTACTGCTTGGGATGTAGCTTACGCTGCACTATTCCTGCATTCTGACGAAGCACAATTTATAAGTGGAATTTGGCTACCAGTGGACGGAGCTTCATGGGCAAGCCAAGGCAGGTATTAG
- a CDS encoding alpha/beta hydrolase — protein sequence MPKTWVENYADMSHGRTRYWEAGSGFPTVLIHGAGWTSGCETWVRNIGPLSASLHVYAIDCLNWGLGDIFLQDFSFAYLVDHVREFLDVMGIEKANFIGHSMGGWIVTLLSYESPERVNKVINVAGGGTSTRPLQSMVEFNVPTEVQIREQFIHRFPEGTVEIDELVATFVKKNSLPGHGEAFAGVMRHMTNPDTRLRYNTLRRMPLIKAPTLVCWGTDDQVNDYEMGKLTASSIPGARLETFEGIGHMLPQQSAEEFNKTALEFFTT from the coding sequence TTGCCTAAAACTTGGGTAGAGAATTACGCAGATATGAGTCATGGGAGAACACGGTACTGGGAAGCTGGATCTGGGTTCCCGACAGTTTTGATCCACGGCGCAGGTTGGACCAGTGGCTGTGAAACGTGGGTGCGAAACATTGGCCCTCTTTCTGCGAGCCTACATGTTTATGCCATCGATTGCCTTAATTGGGGCCTTGGCGATATTTTTCTTCAGGATTTTTCATTCGCCTATCTTGTAGATCATGTTCGTGAATTTTTGGATGTGATGGGAATTGAGAAGGCTAATTTTATTGGTCATTCTATGGGCGGATGGATCGTTACGTTATTGTCGTATGAGAGCCCGGAAAGAGTGAACAAAGTGATCAACGTGGCTGGCGGCGGTACATCAACTCGTCCCCTTCAGAGCATGGTCGAATTTAATGTACCTACTGAAGTGCAAATTAGAGAACAATTTATACATCGATTTCCGGAAGGAACAGTTGAAATTGATGAATTGGTAGCAACTTTTGTTAAAAAGAATTCTCTGCCTGGCCATGGAGAGGCATTCGCTGGTGTCATGAGGCACATGACTAACCCTGACACAAGATTAAGGTATAACACGTTGCGCAGAATGCCACTTATAAAAGCTCCTACATTGGTTTGCTGGGGTACCGACGATCAAGTGAATGATTACGAAATGGGCAAACTTACAGCGTCTAGCATTCCCGGAGCCCGCTTAGAGACATTTGAAGGAATAGGCCACATGCTTCCTCAGCAGTCTGCTGAAGAATTCAATAAAACGGCACTTGAGTTTTTTACTACTTAA